From the Thermovirga lienii DSM 17291 genome, one window contains:
- a CDS encoding single-stranded nucleic acid binding R3H domain-containing protein (PFAM: R3H domain~COGs: COG1847 RNA-binding protein~InterPro IPR001374~KEGG: aco:Amico_0695 single-stranded nucleic acid binding R3H domain protein~PFAM: single-stranded nucleic acid binding R3H domain-containing protein~SMART: single-stranded nucleic acid binding R3H domain-containing protein~SPTR: Single-stranded nucleic acid binding R3H domain protein) produces the protein MENSFIVEVQSLEEAQSLGSKKWSVEPEDVVVEVLEENKGIWGLFSKKRKVQVALSGELHLLKAKKFLKELFSYMELDVVPEVIDDDSLNLTGKDAGIIIGRYGETLKALEYMANLVLRDSMKRVNIDSDGYKERRLKSLEKLALAAAREATRKGRPVKLEPMSSWERRIIHLTLKDREDVTTNSQGVEPQRCVVVTPLKSRARKATFRATKLRGKREDN, from the coding sequence ATGGAAAACAGTTTCATCGTAGAGGTTCAGTCATTGGAAGAGGCGCAGTCGCTTGGTAGCAAGAAGTGGTCTGTTGAGCCGGAAGATGTTGTAGTGGAGGTTCTTGAAGAGAACAAAGGCATCTGGGGGCTGTTTAGCAAGAAGAGAAAGGTACAGGTTGCCTTGTCTGGAGAGCTACATCTTCTGAAAGCAAAGAAGTTCCTGAAAGAATTATTCTCCTACATGGAATTAGATGTGGTTCCCGAGGTGATAGATGACGACAGCCTCAATTTGACAGGAAAGGATGCTGGAATCATCATTGGTCGTTATGGAGAGACATTAAAGGCGTTAGAGTACATGGCCAATTTAGTTCTAAGGGACAGCATGAAAAGGGTAAACATTGATAGTGATGGTTATAAGGAAAGAAGACTTAAGAGCTTAGAGAAGTTGGCCTTGGCTGCGGCCAGGGAGGCGACTAGGAAGGGACGGCCTGTCAAGCTGGAGCCAATGAGCAGTTGGGAGCGGAGAATAATCCATTTGACATTGAAGGATCGAGAGGATGTTACGACGAACTCTCAAGGTGTAGAACCTCAAAGATGTGTGGTAGTAACACCCCTGAAAAGCAGAGCAAGAAAGGCGACTTTCAGGGCAACTAAGCTTAGAGGCAAAAGAGAAGATAACTAA
- a CDS encoding ribosomal protein L34 (PFAM: Ribosomal protein L34~TIGRFAM: ribosomal protein L34, bacterial type~InterPro IPR000271: IPR020939~KEGG: csc:Csac_2776 50S ribosomal protein L34~PFAM: ribosomal protein L34~SPTR: 50S ribosomal protein L34;~TIGRFAM: ribosomal protein L34~manually curated), translating to MKRTFQPHNKRRKRTIGFLSRSRSHSGRKILRNRRAKGRKRLAA from the coding sequence GTGAAGAGGACCTTTCAGCCCCATAATAAACGCAGGAAGAGAACCATTGGTTTTCTGAGCCGTTCAAGGAGCCATAGCGGTCGCAAGATTTTGAGGAACAGGAGAGCCAAAGGCAGGAAAAGACTAGCTGCCTAA
- a CDS encoding membrane protein insertase, YidC/Oxa1 family (PFAM: 60Kd inner membrane protein~TIGRFAM: membrane protein insertase, YidC/Oxa1 family, C-terminal domain~COGs: COG0706 Preprotein translocase subunit YidC~InterPro IPR001708: IPR020001~KEGG: aco:Amico_0694 membrane protein insertase, YidC/Oxa1 family~PFAM: 60 kDa inner membrane insertion protein~SPTR: Membrane protein insertase, YidC/Oxa1 family;~TIGRFAM: membrane protein insertase, YidC/Oxa1 family~manually curated) — translation MSAIWKAAGDFLILIINGLYSLTHSYGLAIIILTLLVRVLLYPLSHKQMVSMQKMQKLQPRLKVLQEKYKDDKETLNKEIMRLYKENNVNPAAGCLPLLVQLPILILLFRVLMNLDLGGATFLGISLEGSVLSTMASAVGASADKIGIGALFSAIAANPAGLLNVQMYLGNLVLLLVIAFLTWYQQQLSGASNPQMQFMNWFMPAFLTFICLSLPGGVLLYWGVSSLVGVAQQWYAKHKTEVEMQEKPVLYKDKPGSRKE, via the coding sequence TTGAGTGCTATTTGGAAGGCAGCAGGCGATTTCCTAATATTGATAATCAATGGGTTATATTCCCTTACTCATTCTTACGGGCTTGCCATAATAATTCTTACTCTACTGGTTCGTGTCCTATTGTATCCACTATCGCATAAGCAGATGGTGAGCATGCAGAAAATGCAGAAACTACAGCCTCGACTCAAGGTTTTGCAGGAAAAATACAAGGACGATAAAGAGACTTTGAACAAAGAAATCATGAGGCTTTATAAGGAAAACAACGTAAACCCAGCTGCGGGGTGTCTTCCCCTCCTCGTACAATTGCCCATACTCATACTCCTCTTCAGAGTTTTGATGAACCTGGACCTAGGAGGAGCCACGTTTCTAGGGATAAGCCTTGAGGGCTCAGTTCTATCTACTATGGCGTCCGCGGTAGGCGCCTCTGCGGATAAGATTGGAATAGGAGCGTTGTTTTCTGCCATCGCCGCAAACCCAGCAGGTTTATTAAACGTGCAGATGTACTTGGGCAACCTGGTGCTCCTTTTGGTCATAGCTTTTCTTACGTGGTACCAGCAGCAGCTCAGTGGGGCTTCTAACCCCCAGATGCAGTTTATGAACTGGTTTATGCCGGCTTTCTTGACATTCATATGTTTGAGTCTGCCCGGAGGAGTTCTATTGTATTGGGGGGTATCTTCTTTAGTGGGAGTAGCTCAGCAATGGTATGCGAAGCACAAAACTGAGGTCGAGATGCAGGAAAAGCCTGTATTGTACAAAGATAAGCCAGGTAGCAGGAAAGAATAA
- a CDS encoding protein of unknown function DUF37 (PFAM: Domain of unknown function DUF37~TIGRFAM: conserved hypothetical protein YidD~COGs: COG0759 conserved hypothetical protein~InterPro IPR002696~KEGG: aco:Amico_0693 protein of unknown function DUF37~PFAM: protein of unknown function DUF37~SPTR: UPF0161 protein Amico_0693;~manually curated), whose amino-acid sequence MNQANKIGELTLSVKLARFLIKVYQYLISPFLGKNCRFYPTCSQYTLGCIEVHGLIKGTLLGILRIAKCAPWHPGGYDPVPEEFLLFRRNKSSKTSFREGE is encoded by the coding sequence TTGAATCAGGCCAATAAAATTGGAGAGTTGACCTTATCGGTGAAGTTAGCTAGATTTTTAATAAAGGTCTATCAGTACCTTATATCTCCATTTCTGGGTAAAAATTGCAGATTTTACCCAACATGTTCCCAATACACGTTGGGGTGCATTGAAGTTCACGGGTTAATAAAAGGAACTTTGCTGGGCATCTTGAGGATAGCAAAATGTGCGCCATGGCACCCAGGTGGTTACGACCCTGTGCCCGAAGAGTTTCTTTTGTTCCGCAGAAATAAGAGTTCAAAAACATCATTTAGGGAAGGTGAATAA
- a CDS encoding Integrase catalytic region (PFAM: Integrase core domain~InterPro IPR001584~KEGG: adg:Adeg_0482 integrase catalytic region~PFAM: Integrase catalytic region~SPTR: Integrase catalytic region), translated as MTSLYQRLKESGNPKAPMEVICDLIEKGKTAKEIANIMGITERWVRTLMKRKKDGLSAKELLHKKGPRSPHPKRTKPHIEALVIETQQKTNMGPRRLARELKRTLNLNISSYTIRNILRRNNVKTKKVRSRNGNKRYYANLNHWEALQYFQIDSKHIADAKTLPPKAYAALFKYRLPKYQFTAIDIKTRMRILCFSDECSFANGFSFILYIAFLMRALGIRHRMFFQTDNGSEFGGSEESRKRKILQEKFLEPLGVTLLSIPKGEKEAQGFVERSHRTDDEEFYIPALPHITSRKVFMTSAASWVKYYNQKRSHGGRDMNGKTPKEKIFELSLVSSKAATSIPPILLDKVNTFILKMVGAQNISWDSHHLLQLIKRKQFVAPYTF; from the coding sequence ATGACTTCATTATACCAGCGACTAAAGGAATCAGGGAATCCCAAAGCCCCTATGGAAGTTATATGCGACTTGATAGAAAAAGGTAAAACAGCCAAAGAAATAGCTAACATCATGGGAATTACTGAAAGATGGGTTAGAACATTGATGAAACGGAAAAAAGATGGCCTATCTGCCAAAGAATTATTGCACAAAAAAGGTCCCAGATCCCCTCATCCAAAAAGAACTAAACCTCACATCGAAGCTTTGGTTATTGAAACTCAACAGAAAACCAACATGGGTCCTAGAAGACTTGCAAGAGAGCTGAAAAGAACCCTCAATCTGAATATATCTTCCTACACCATCAGAAACATCTTACGCAGAAACAACGTTAAAACTAAAAAAGTACGTTCTAGAAACGGAAATAAACGCTACTATGCCAACCTAAACCACTGGGAAGCCCTACAATACTTCCAGATCGATTCAAAACATATAGCAGACGCAAAGACTCTCCCACCAAAAGCATATGCTGCCCTGTTTAAATACAGGCTTCCCAAATACCAATTTACCGCTATCGATATCAAAACAAGAATGAGAATCTTATGCTTCTCCGATGAATGCTCTTTCGCAAATGGCTTCTCCTTCATACTTTACATCGCCTTCCTCATGCGGGCTTTGGGCATCAGACATAGAATGTTCTTCCAAACTGACAACGGGAGCGAATTCGGCGGATCTGAAGAAAGCAGAAAAAGAAAAATATTGCAGGAAAAATTCCTAGAACCCTTAGGCGTTACTCTCCTCTCCATACCAAAAGGAGAAAAAGAAGCCCAAGGTTTTGTGGAACGAAGTCATCGCACCGATGATGAGGAATTCTACATACCTGCACTACCTCACATAACATCCCGAAAGGTCTTTATGACTTCTGCCGCAAGCTGGGTAAAATATTACAATCAAAAACGATCTCATGGAGGCAGAGATATGAACGGGAAAACTCCAAAGGAAAAAATATTTGAACTCTCACTAGTCAGTTCTAAAGCCGCTACTTCCATACCCCCTATACTCTTGGACAAAGTAAACACCTTTATACTAAAAATGGTGGGAGCTCAAAACATCTCCTGGGACTCCCACCATCTCCTTCAACTAATTAAACGGAAGCAATTTGTGGCCCCTTACACTTTCTAA
- a CDS encoding ribonuclease P protein component (PFAM: Ribonuclease P~TIGRFAM: ribonuclease P protein component, eubacterial~COGs: COG0594 RNase P protein component~InterPro IPR000100~KEGG: aco:Amico_0692 ribonuclease P protein component~PFAM: ribonuclease P protein~SPTR: Ribonuclease P protein component;~TIGRFAM: ribonuclease P protein component) gives MGATRLGYPADIRLKKAWQYDLVFRTGRRRNGALVRLLFIETHEDKTLIGLAVGKRQGGAVTRNRGKRILKEAARRLYPMIKDGYWIVLSLQKRGLSAKSHEVYEDLKRLLSKEGLLKSGQQTIESGQ, from the coding sequence ATGGGTGCTACAAGGCTTGGCTATCCTGCAGATATAAGGCTCAAAAAAGCATGGCAGTACGATTTGGTCTTCCGCACTGGCCGCCGAAGGAACGGCGCGTTGGTGCGGCTGCTGTTTATTGAGACCCATGAGGACAAGACCTTGATTGGTTTAGCCGTCGGCAAAAGGCAGGGTGGTGCAGTAACAAGAAACAGGGGTAAAAGAATATTAAAAGAGGCGGCAAGGCGACTTTATCCAATGATAAAGGACGGATATTGGATCGTCCTTTCTCTGCAGAAAAGGGGACTTTCTGCAAAGTCTCATGAAGTCTATGAGGACTTAAAAAGACTTTTGAGCAAAGAAGGGTTGCTGAAAAGTGGGCAACAAACAATTGAATCAGGCCAATAA
- a CDS encoding protein of unknown function DUF62 (PFAM: S-adenosyl-l-methionine hydroxide adenosyltransferase~COGs: COG1912 conserved hypothetical protein~InterPro IPR002747~KEGG: mka:MK0807 hypothetical protein~PFAM: protein of unknown function DUF62~SPTR: Uncharacterized conserved protein): MSFELKCVTMLTDFGLSDETVACCKGVLLSKGLKLPIIDISHEVPPFDIVSGGWILAGALTFMPVGIHLAVVDPGVGTERKIVILHVRRGDFLVGPDNGLLLEAARRLGGIETAWSVRMELFDFSRISPTFHARDVMAPVVGDLGMGVPPSALGKGIKKEILVEYPLPEPKMEDGKITGYVAYIDSYGTVRTNILWRSLRKDIKNLRISSGWLFSIPVGRTFADVDKGDLVILEDSWGYLSIAVNQGRASDLLGCKPKDQISVEFTMQ, encoded by the coding sequence GTGAGTTTTGAGCTGAAGTGTGTGACGATGCTGACTGATTTTGGATTGTCGGATGAGACGGTGGCCTGCTGCAAAGGGGTGCTTTTAAGCAAAGGACTTAAACTCCCAATTATCGATATTAGCCACGAGGTGCCGCCATTCGACATTGTTTCAGGGGGATGGATATTGGCAGGGGCTCTGACGTTTATGCCGGTAGGCATACACTTGGCCGTCGTGGATCCCGGTGTCGGAACTGAGCGAAAGATAGTCATCCTTCATGTTAGAAGGGGAGATTTTTTGGTGGGCCCAGATAACGGCTTGCTCTTGGAGGCAGCACGGCGCTTGGGCGGAATTGAGACTGCTTGGAGCGTACGCATGGAACTTTTTGATTTCAGTAGGATTTCTCCTACTTTCCATGCCAGAGATGTCATGGCCCCTGTAGTAGGAGATTTAGGCATGGGGGTCCCTCCATCTGCATTGGGAAAAGGGATAAAGAAAGAAATTCTTGTGGAATATCCATTGCCGGAGCCCAAGATGGAGGACGGTAAAATAACTGGCTATGTAGCCTATATCGATTCTTACGGCACGGTAAGGACCAACATATTGTGGCGTTCCCTGAGAAAAGACATCAAAAATTTGAGGATATCTAGTGGTTGGCTTTTCAGCATCCCCGTTGGGAGGACATTTGCAGATGTAGATAAAGGTGACCTGGTGATCCTGGAGGATAGTTGGGGATACTTGTCCATAGCCGTTAACCAAGGACGAGCTTCGGATCTTTTAGGGTGCAAACCCAAGGATCAAATATCCGTAGAATTTACGATGCAATAA
- a CDS encoding DNA-3-methyladenine glycosylase III (PFAM: HhH-GPD superfamily base excision DNA repair protein; Helix-hairpin-helix motif~COGs: COG2231 Uncharacterized protein related to Endonuclease III~InterPro IPR003265~KEGG: csc:Csac_0690 HhH-GPD family protein~PFAM: HhH-GPD family protein~SMART: HhH-GPD family protein~SPTR: DNA-3-methyladenine glycosylase III) encodes MPSILDIYGALLNYWGPQNWWPGETTDEICIGAILTQNTNWSNVEKALMNLKRKGLLSISSIASAPKEIIEECLKPAGTYRRKALYLMDFSKQVISQLGCIEKLFTLGPNKARKWLLKQKGIGPETADSILCYGGNFPLLVIDAYTLRLGKRMGWLSPEINSYDKAQEELQLYLPKDPKVLGEFHALIVKHSKEICRKKPRCSMCFMMPCCNAVKDAQI; translated from the coding sequence ATGCCTTCTATTTTGGACATATACGGTGCCTTGCTAAACTATTGGGGACCCCAGAACTGGTGGCCAGGTGAGACCACCGATGAGATATGCATAGGAGCTATACTCACGCAGAACACAAACTGGAGCAACGTAGAAAAGGCGCTTATGAATTTGAAAAGAAAAGGGCTCCTATCCATCTCTTCTATAGCATCTGCTCCCAAAGAAATCATAGAGGAATGTTTGAAGCCTGCAGGAACTTACAGAAGGAAGGCTCTGTACCTTATGGATTTCTCAAAGCAAGTCATCTCCCAGCTAGGTTGTATAGAAAAGCTTTTCACCCTAGGACCTAACAAAGCCCGAAAATGGCTACTCAAACAAAAAGGCATCGGCCCTGAGACGGCAGACAGTATACTCTGCTATGGGGGCAATTTCCCGTTGCTGGTCATAGACGCGTACACGCTGAGACTTGGCAAGAGAATGGGCTGGCTCTCTCCAGAGATAAACTCTTACGATAAAGCCCAAGAAGAACTTCAACTTTATTTACCGAAAGATCCAAAAGTCCTTGGGGAGTTTCACGCTCTCATAGTAAAACACTCGAAGGAAATATGTCGCAAAAAACCGCGTTGCAGCATGTGCTTCATGATGCCCTGCTGCAACGCGGTTAAAGATGCTCAAATTTAG
- a CDS encoding protease Do (PFAM: Trypsin; PDZ domain (Also known as DHR or GLGF)~TIGRFAM: periplasmic serine protease, Do/DeqQ family~COGs: COG0265 Trypsin-like serine protease typically periplasmic contain C-terminal PDZ domain~InterPro IPR001478: IPR001254: IPR011782: IPR001940~KEGG: aco:Amico_0697 protease Do~PFAM: peptidase S1 and S6 chymotrypsin/Hap; PDZ/DHR/GLGF domain protein~PRIAM: HtrA2 peptidase~SMART: PDZ/DHR/GLGF domain protein~SPTR: Protease DegQ;~TIGRFAM: protease Do): MKKLAVNPLRKTLIAVLTVLLLTFVSLTSALASSSGSDVFTGNPIADIVEKTSPAVVNIDTKTMVRQPLSPFANDPFLREFLGDQLEHFTRLVPMKGKGSGFIVSKDGYILTNNHVVAGADEITVSMSDGKTYPAKIIGTDPSYDLAVIKIEGENLPVLPLGDSDKVRVGEWVIAIGNPFGFESTVTVGVVSAKNRSIRARDFSFDGFLQTDAAINPGNSGGPLLNLKGEVIGINTAIIPYAQGIGFAVPVNMAKQVLDDLVKYGRVKRGYLGVYVQPLTKEFADVYGIKSENGAVVADVVPGSPAEKAGLMRGDVIVEVDGKKVEDDLDLTMKIRSHLAGDKVNLKILRRGGIERKVRVVLGSIPGSEGGRKSLSEHLKKIGIKVEPVSDAVRKQKDLPPSITGVMISEVAPGSVADGVGLRSGDIIVEVNGNKVEDIDSFVRSLPKAEGPVVLAVWRDGRVFYVSFRL; this comes from the coding sequence ATGAAAAAGCTTGCGGTTAATCCGTTACGAAAGACATTGATTGCTGTTTTAACAGTGTTACTTTTAACCTTTGTCAGTTTAACGTCGGCTTTGGCATCCTCTTCGGGGAGCGATGTTTTTACTGGGAATCCCATAGCCGATATTGTAGAAAAGACATCTCCTGCCGTGGTCAACATAGACACAAAGACCATGGTGAGACAGCCTCTAAGCCCCTTTGCTAACGATCCGTTCCTTAGGGAGTTTTTAGGGGACCAGTTGGAGCATTTTACCCGTTTAGTGCCCATGAAAGGGAAGGGTTCGGGGTTCATAGTCTCCAAAGATGGTTACATACTGACCAATAACCATGTCGTGGCAGGGGCTGATGAGATAACGGTCAGCATGTCTGATGGCAAAACATATCCTGCCAAGATCATTGGAACCGATCCTAGTTACGATCTGGCGGTCATCAAGATCGAAGGGGAAAATTTACCTGTTTTGCCCTTGGGGGATTCCGATAAGGTTAGAGTAGGTGAATGGGTCATAGCTATAGGTAATCCTTTTGGTTTTGAAAGCACCGTTACTGTCGGTGTTGTTTCAGCCAAAAACCGTTCTATCAGGGCAAGGGACTTCAGCTTTGATGGTTTTCTCCAGACGGATGCTGCTATAAATCCAGGCAACAGTGGCGGTCCTCTTTTGAATCTGAAAGGAGAGGTAATCGGTATAAACACGGCGATAATCCCCTATGCCCAAGGAATAGGTTTTGCCGTGCCTGTAAACATGGCCAAGCAGGTTTTGGACGATTTGGTCAAATACGGAAGGGTAAAGAGGGGATATTTGGGAGTATATGTACAGCCCTTAACTAAGGAGTTTGCTGATGTTTATGGTATCAAATCGGAAAATGGAGCGGTAGTTGCAGATGTGGTTCCTGGTTCGCCGGCAGAAAAGGCAGGGCTAATGCGGGGAGATGTGATAGTAGAGGTGGATGGGAAGAAGGTCGAAGATGACCTGGATTTGACAATGAAAATCAGGAGTCACCTGGCTGGAGACAAGGTAAATCTCAAAATCTTGAGAAGAGGTGGCATTGAGAGGAAGGTAAGAGTCGTGTTAGGTAGCATTCCAGGCAGCGAGGGTGGTCGAAAGAGCCTAAGTGAACACCTCAAGAAAATTGGTATAAAGGTGGAACCTGTATCTGATGCTGTAAGGAAACAGAAAGATTTACCCCCTTCGATAACGGGAGTAATGATCTCAGAGGTTGCTCCAGGTTCGGTGGCAGATGGGGTTGGTCTCAGAAGCGGCGACATAATAGTGGAGGTAAATGGTAATAAGGTAGAAGATATAGATTCTTTCGTGCGGAGCTTGCCTAAAGCCGAAGGTCCTGTCGTGTTAGCCGTTTGGAGGGACGGCAGGGTGTTCTATGTATCTTTTAGGTTGTAA